From the genome of Synechococcales cyanobacterium T60_A2020_003:
CGATCGCCCTGCTTCCGTACGATTTCTAGGCTCTGCTCGTAGTAGGCAATAGCCGTTTCGCAATCCCCCATCGCTTTGTAGGCCATACCGAGGTTATTGAGCGCAGCCACTTCACCGCGATAGTCCTTCAGTTCTCTGGAGAGGTTGAGGCTTTCCAGCTTGTAGGAAATGGCACGAGGAAAGTCTTCCTGGTGACGATAGGCGTTGCCAAGGGTGCCAAGGGCCTGTCGTTCGGTGCGGCGATCGCCCTGTTGACGCGCAATGGCAAGACTTTGATGGCATTGGGCGATCGCCTCGGTGTAGTTCCCCAGGGCATAGTAGACCAGTCCCAGTGCTCCCAGTACTTTGCCCTCGCCCTGGTAGTGATGGGCCATGCGGTAATGGTCTAGGGCATGTTGGAGGGATTCCAACGCATGGTCATAGTCACGGATTTGATACTGCTCAATGCCCTTTTCCAGTAGCCGATCCGCTTCGTTGATGAACATCACTTGAGGGTTGAAGGGTTCGCTAGAGTCCCAACCGCGTTCCAAAGACGAGTTCAAAGTACCGTGCTTGTCGTCAAATGCCTCATTCATGGCAATCACCGCCGAGGGTGCTAACCCAATAATCTACAAACATTTTCCCTGAGTATTTGCTACAAAGTCCATAGCAAACACTCCTGCTATGATGCGTTTAGTCAATTCATAGACTAAACCCGATTCAACTTTAAAATCGATTAAAATCAACTGCACCCGCTAAGGTGGCTTTGCATATCGTCCTGTTGAGTATAAGTACAAGACTAGCTTATTCCCCCCCTTGTTATCATCAAAGATGAAATTTAGATGAACGCCCAGCGTAGATGCGCTGATGTTGTCTCACGTAATGTATTGGCGTGTTTGGGAAAAAATACGGAACGTTAGAATTTCCAAAGCCGTTGATGGACAAAGTATTGTCCGCCTCAGAGATCGGCGATACTCACCGTTCAACTGCGATACTGAATCAGTTGCTGCGTTTTTGACTAGACCACAGGTGTGTGAAGCGTTAATGAAGCGATCAGAGTGACCGGGATTTGAGGTTCGCGAATGACTCAGGGATAGCGATGAGATTGGAAGCTGTGGTCTGCTCCGGACGTCCCACGCATCACGTAAAATTCGATAAGCTCGATTAGGGAGAGGTGTATCCCTAGGATTACCGATACAATTGCAATCGCCAACGCTGAGAGAGCCGTTTTAATGATGGGACTGTTTGTGTTGTCCAAGTCCGCTGAGTATGAGCTAGAGGTATGACTGCTGTATTTCCCGATGAGCGACTGCTGTTTACGCCATCCCCGTCGGGAGATGATGCGATCGCCGCTATCTTCGCATTCCCAAACGAATACAGCGTCGGCATTACCAGTCTGGG
Proteins encoded in this window:
- a CDS encoding tetratricopeptide repeat protein: MNEAFDDKHGTLNSSLERGWDSSEPFNPQVMFINEADRLLEKGIEQYQIRDYDHALESLQHALDHYRMAHHYQGEGKVLGALGLVYYALGNYTEAIAQCHQSLAIARQQGDRRTERQALGTLGNAYRHQEDFPRAISYKLESLNLSRELKDYRGEVAALNNLGMAYKAMGDCETAIAYYEQSLEIVRKQGDRIVEGQILRNLGNAYHSLELYPETIRCYEQLLSIMRELQDHRAEGQVLKNLASLCSLIGDMGTAISYHQQRLAVARVTRDWRGQEQTLESLGMLYDSIGEYEKAIQYFEQRLILARSIQDNDLEKHTIESLTNLCYTLGDYSRLTQYEVSDTSDKADAGH